In Salana multivorans, a single genomic region encodes these proteins:
- a CDS encoding diacylglycerol/lipid kinase family protein, protein MLHAALALGIIATALAAIALVLAVETYRAQRSALAAPRTQAPRALPVLPRSVDDDGSPAALGPAAFVINPTKVADVARLEEMARTTSRELGLPDPLLFLTTAEEPGRAQAAEAISRGASVVVAAGGDGTVREVARSLVRTGIPMGLIPSGTGNLLARNLDLPLDTVTSLVQTALSGRDMAMDAAWLRLVPPPAERRDPDPGDEADASDGSDAETGPDPEPTPAQPSEHLFLVMAGTGFDAATMADTDEGLKRRIGWVAYFLRAVRHLGARRTRLAMKVGHGSWRTYRVRTLLFANCGRLPAGIVLLPDAEIDDGYLDIAAVDTRGWLFGWVSLFWRVMLQGLGWRREMPYDAASIDFLRGRTATVALDQPEPVQVDGDVVGEAVELHVRIEESGLVVRVRR, encoded by the coding sequence ATGCTCCACGCGGCCCTCGCACTCGGGATCATCGCCACCGCCCTGGCGGCGATCGCCCTCGTGCTGGCCGTCGAGACCTACCGCGCCCAGCGCTCCGCCCTCGCCGCACCGCGCACGCAGGCGCCGCGCGCGCTGCCCGTCCTGCCCCGCTCGGTCGACGACGACGGCTCCCCCGCCGCGCTCGGCCCGGCCGCGTTCGTCATCAACCCGACCAAGGTCGCGGACGTCGCGCGCCTGGAGGAGATGGCGAGGACGACCTCGCGGGAGCTGGGCCTGCCCGACCCGCTCCTGTTCCTCACGACGGCCGAGGAGCCCGGCCGCGCCCAGGCCGCCGAGGCGATCAGCCGGGGGGCCAGCGTCGTCGTCGCCGCCGGGGGCGACGGGACGGTGCGCGAGGTCGCACGGTCCCTCGTCCGGACCGGCATCCCGATGGGGCTCATCCCGTCCGGGACCGGCAACCTCCTGGCGCGCAACCTCGACCTGCCGCTGGACACCGTGACGTCGCTCGTCCAGACCGCGCTGTCCGGCCGGGACATGGCGATGGACGCCGCCTGGCTGCGGCTCGTCCCGCCGCCGGCCGAGCGTCGCGATCCCGACCCGGGCGACGAGGCCGACGCCTCCGACGGCTCCGACGCCGAGACCGGGCCGGATCCCGAGCCGACCCCGGCCCAGCCGAGCGAGCACCTCTTCCTCGTCATGGCCGGCACCGGGTTCGACGCGGCGACCATGGCCGACACCGACGAGGGGCTCAAGCGCCGGATCGGTTGGGTCGCCTACTTCCTGCGGGCCGTGCGGCACCTCGGCGCCCGGCGGACGCGGCTGGCGATGAAGGTCGGCCACGGGTCGTGGCGCACCTATCGCGTGCGGACGCTGCTGTTCGCGAACTGCGGTCGGCTGCCGGCCGGGATCGTCCTGCTGCCGGACGCCGAGATCGACGACGGCTACCTCGACATCGCCGCCGTCGACACGCGCGGCTGGCTGTTCGGATGGGTCTCGCTGTTCTGGCGCGTCATGCTCCAGGGCCTCGGCTGGCGCCGGGAGATGCCCTACGACGCGGCCAGCATCGACTTCCTCCGCGGGCGGACCGCGACGGTCGCGCTCGACCAGCCCGAGCCCGTCCAGGTGGACGGCGACGTGGTCGGCGAGGCCGTCGAGCTGCACGTGCGGATCGAGGAGAGCGGGCTGGTCGTCCGCGTCCGTCGCTGA
- the pheA gene encoding prephenate dehydratase, with translation METSSRRYAFLGPVGTFTEAALLQVAPDAEHLPMPDVVSALDAVRQGTADRAVVPIENSVEGGVSATLDTLSSGAPLVVVGEALVPISFVLAAPAGTRLEDVRAIATHPHAWAQCRGSVARLVPGAVHVPATSTAAAGALLAERAAAGEPRGSVGYDAALMAPHSAAAYGLQVLAAGVEDNPGAVTRFVVVGRPGRVPARTGADKTTLFVHLPHDDAGALLTMLEQFATRGVNLSRIESRPLGDALGRYAFSIDAEGHLEDERIWATLQGLHRVCPRVVFLGSYPRADRRPVSPAPGFADEDYAAARAWVESLRGDGPA, from the coding sequence ATGGAGACGTCGAGCCGCCGGTACGCGTTCCTCGGGCCGGTCGGGACGTTCACGGAGGCCGCGCTGCTCCAGGTGGCCCCGGACGCCGAGCACCTGCCGATGCCGGACGTCGTCTCCGCGCTCGACGCCGTGCGCCAGGGCACAGCCGACCGCGCCGTCGTGCCGATCGAGAACTCCGTCGAGGGCGGCGTGAGCGCGACGCTGGACACGCTCAGCTCCGGGGCGCCGCTGGTCGTCGTCGGCGAGGCCCTCGTCCCGATCTCGTTCGTGCTCGCCGCCCCGGCCGGGACGCGGCTGGAGGACGTGCGCGCCATCGCCACCCACCCGCACGCCTGGGCGCAGTGCCGCGGGTCCGTGGCCCGGCTGGTCCCTGGCGCGGTCCACGTCCCCGCGACGTCGACGGCCGCCGCCGGCGCGCTGCTCGCCGAGCGGGCGGCGGCGGGCGAGCCCCGCGGCTCGGTCGGGTACGACGCCGCGCTCATGGCGCCGCACTCGGCCGCCGCGTACGGGCTCCAGGTGCTCGCGGCCGGCGTCGAGGACAACCCGGGGGCGGTGACGCGGTTCGTCGTCGTCGGCCGGCCGGGCCGCGTGCCCGCGCGGACGGGCGCCGACAAGACGACGCTGTTCGTCCACCTGCCGCACGACGACGCCGGCGCCCTGCTCACCATGCTGGAGCAGTTCGCGACGCGCGGGGTCAACCTCTCCCGGATCGAGTCGCGTCCGCTCGGCGACGCGCTCGGGCGGTACGCCTTCTCGATCGATGCCGAGGGGCACCTCGAGGACGAGCGCATCTGGGCCACGCTCCAGGGGCTGCACCGCGTGTGCCCCCGGGTGGTGTTCCTCGGTTCCTACCCCCGAGCCGACCGTCGACCGGTCTCACCCGCGCCGGGGTTCGCGGACGAGGACTACGCCGCCGCGCGTGCGTGGGTCGAGTCGCTGCGCGGCGACGGGCCGGCCTGA
- a CDS encoding transaldolase family protein, with protein sequence MLYIDSADRAAVERLLHTGLFAGITTNPTILRRSGLGPADARDVHAWAVAAGAGVVYLQATGATARELADDGARLRDLGADVVVKLPATTPGLTAARRLTGRGVPVLVTAVYHASQAVLADAAGASGIAPYVGRMDDLGLDGVAQTRMLHEALAASGRGCRVLAASVRTLDQVAELSAAGVGDLTLSVALCDALLDQEHSVAAAARFERDAAGVTD encoded by the coding sequence ATGCTCTACATCGACTCGGCCGACCGCGCCGCCGTCGAGCGGCTCCTGCACACCGGCCTGTTCGCCGGGATCACCACGAACCCGACGATCCTCAGGCGATCCGGGCTCGGTCCCGCCGACGCCCGGGACGTGCACGCCTGGGCCGTCGCCGCCGGTGCCGGCGTCGTCTACCTCCAGGCCACGGGCGCGACGGCGCGGGAGCTGGCCGACGACGGTGCGCGGCTGCGCGACCTCGGGGCCGACGTCGTGGTCAAGCTGCCGGCGACGACCCCGGGCCTGACCGCGGCGCGCCGCCTCACCGGGCGGGGCGTCCCGGTGCTCGTGACCGCGGTCTACCACGCGTCCCAGGCCGTGCTCGCCGACGCCGCCGGTGCCTCGGGGATCGCGCCGTACGTCGGGCGGATGGACGACCTCGGCCTCGACGGCGTCGCCCAGACGCGGATGCTGCACGAGGCGCTCGCGGCATCGGGGCGGGGGTGTCGCGTCCTGGCCGCCAGCGTCCGGACGCTGGACCAGGTGGCCGAGCTGTCCGCCGCCGGGGTCGGCGACCTCACGCTCTCGGTGGCGCTGTGCGACGCCCTGCTCGACCAGGAGCACAGCGTCGCGGCCGCCGCCCGGTTCGAGCGCGACGCCGCTGGCGTCACGGACTGA
- a CDS encoding Gfo/Idh/MocA family protein, translating into MTNDSRRLRFGMVGGGDATSVGALHRNALRLNGDTELVAGVFSHDLEKSRRIGAELGVAEDRVYASAEEMAVAEAARPDGIDFVDISTPNAFHYPASKAFMQQGIHVACEKPLCLTPEEGEDLELVAAESGTLFCLMHTFTGHAMSREARALYEDGVIGQLRTVVVEYPQDWLVDALEQETEQDKTWRSIPELSGRGAAIGDIGSHMENWVHYVTGLRVTAVLANLEAIGAGTMLDNNFQVITKFENGASGFFWGSQVAVGYDNAFKVILLGEKGSIEFWQENNNYLVLRLRDQPAQILSRGSSYSRPESLKYLRTPKGHPEGLTEAFANIYSAFTDAVRDRQAGVVTPEHDYGYPTLSMGLAGVRFFNACVDSQEAGNTWVQL; encoded by the coding sequence ATGACGAACGACTCACGGCGCCTGCGCTTCGGCATGGTCGGGGGTGGCGACGCCACGAGCGTCGGTGCGCTCCACCGCAACGCGCTGCGCCTGAACGGGGACACCGAGCTGGTGGCTGGGGTGTTCTCCCACGACCTGGAGAAGTCGAGGCGGATCGGCGCGGAGCTCGGCGTGGCCGAGGACCGCGTCTACGCCTCGGCGGAGGAGATGGCCGTCGCGGAGGCGGCCCGTCCCGACGGCATCGACTTCGTCGACATCAGCACGCCCAACGCCTTCCACTACCCCGCGTCGAAGGCGTTCATGCAGCAGGGCATCCACGTCGCGTGCGAGAAGCCGCTGTGCCTCACCCCCGAGGAGGGCGAGGACCTCGAGCTGGTCGCCGCCGAGTCGGGCACGCTCTTCTGCCTCATGCACACCTTCACGGGGCACGCCATGTCCCGCGAGGCGCGGGCGCTCTACGAGGACGGGGTCATCGGCCAGCTCCGGACCGTCGTCGTCGAGTACCCGCAGGACTGGCTGGTCGACGCGCTGGAGCAGGAGACCGAGCAGGACAAGACGTGGCGCTCGATCCCCGAGCTCTCGGGCCGCGGCGCCGCGATCGGCGACATCGGCTCGCACATGGAGAACTGGGTCCACTACGTCACGGGCCTGCGCGTCACCGCCGTCCTGGCCAACCTCGAGGCCATCGGCGCGGGGACGATGCTGGACAACAACTTCCAGGTCATCACCAAGTTCGAGAACGGCGCCTCGGGCTTCTTCTGGGGCAGCCAGGTCGCCGTCGGCTACGACAACGCCTTCAAGGTGATCCTGCTCGGCGAGAAGGGCTCGATCGAGTTCTGGCAGGAGAACAACAACTACCTCGTGCTGCGCCTGCGCGACCAGCCGGCGCAGATCCTCTCCCGGGGCAGCTCCTACTCCCGCCCCGAGTCGCTCAAGTACCTGCGGACCCCGAAGGGGCACCCGGAGGGCCTGACGGAGGCGTTCGCGAACATCTACAGCGCGTTCACGGACGCGGTGCGCGACCGCCAGGCCGGCGTCGTCACCCCCGAGCACGACTACGGGTACCCGACGCTCTCGATGGGCCTGGCCGGGGTCCGGTTCTTCAACGCGTGCGTCGACAGCCAGGAGGCCGGGAACACCTGGGTCCAGCTCTAG
- a CDS encoding sugar ABC transporter substrate-binding protein, translated as MKKKALALATGLLAAAALAACSQQAPGDSQSTGGESTGGTTSTSDIKLAYVSMNLANPWTVEVKNGFEAACKDLGIQCLTIDSQYKVDKQVSDIENLINDGYSGFTFIPIDPNATRDLVETAKSKGIATASIAQPQDNANLIYTLDEYDYGVSIGTQAAEWAKDTLDCNVKVAIISQDNVEAVIPRGNGVEESILEICPNADIVSRQAGDTPEQGMQIIESVLQQHPDLNLVVGTNDSGAIGGYQAMVGGNAVGEDRAVFSGDATAEALAKMKEPNSIYRGTVDLFPYKGGYESAEILYKYVTEGIPAEQETIMLPYVPVPQADVLDGSYEASKTE; from the coding sequence ATGAAGAAGAAGGCACTCGCCCTGGCGACGGGGCTGCTGGCAGCCGCCGCGCTCGCCGCGTGCTCCCAGCAGGCCCCGGGCGACTCGCAGAGCACGGGCGGCGAGTCGACGGGCGGCACGACCAGCACGAGCGACATCAAGCTCGCCTACGTCAGCATGAACCTGGCGAACCCGTGGACCGTCGAGGTCAAGAACGGGTTCGAGGCCGCCTGCAAGGACCTCGGGATCCAGTGCCTCACGATCGACTCCCAGTACAAGGTCGACAAGCAGGTCAGCGACATCGAGAACCTCATCAACGACGGCTACAGCGGCTTCACGTTCATCCCGATCGACCCCAACGCGACCCGCGACCTCGTGGAGACGGCGAAGAGCAAGGGCATCGCGACGGCGTCCATCGCCCAGCCGCAGGACAACGCCAACCTCATCTACACGCTCGACGAGTACGACTACGGCGTCTCGATCGGGACCCAGGCGGCCGAGTGGGCCAAGGACACGCTCGACTGCAACGTCAAGGTCGCGATCATCTCCCAGGACAACGTCGAGGCCGTCATCCCCCGCGGGAACGGCGTCGAGGAGTCCATCCTCGAGATCTGCCCCAACGCCGACATCGTCTCCCGCCAGGCCGGTGACACGCCGGAGCAGGGCATGCAGATCATCGAGTCCGTGCTGCAGCAGCACCCGGACCTCAACCTGGTCGTCGGCACGAACGACTCCGGCGCCATCGGCGGCTACCAGGCCATGGTCGGCGGCAACGCCGTCGGCGAGGACCGCGCCGTGTTCTCCGGCGATGCGACGGCCGAGGCGCTCGCCAAGATGAAGGAGCCGAACAGCATCTACCGCGGCACCGTCGACCTGTTCCCGTACAAGGGCGGCTACGAGAGCGCGGAGATCCTCTACAAGTACGTCACCGAGGGCATCCCGGCCGAGCAGGAGACCATCATGCTCCCCTACGTCCCGGTCCCCCAGGCCGACGTGCTCGACGGCTCCTACGAGGCGTCCAAGACCGAGTGA
- a CDS encoding sugar ABC transporter ATP-binding protein: MTRNLVEIREVSKNYAGVHALQDVSFEIAEGEVHALCGENGAGKSTLIKILTGAIHPTSGEIAFDGSELHDLTPRKAMALGIAAVYQEFSLVPFLTVAENIFYGRELHRGGVRDVARMNREAQQLCDQMGIRIDVKAQVHNLGVAYQQIVEIVKAVATNAKFIIMDEPTAPLTVSETEVFFGIIERLRERNVTILFVSHRLDEVFRLCDRVTVLVDGKLSTTSRTADIGERELISLMVGRELNSDYPHADRSPGDVVFEASGVTSKDVTDISFHVREGEIVGLGGLIGAGRTEVARLVFGADPMTGGTMRVRGRNYRPRSTRTALANKIGLIPEDRKAQGVVLNRPVRDNVTYACLKQLAVAGVVRTGRERDVVDSYASSLRIKMPGSWQLVANLSGGNQQKVVLAKMLATDCEILILDEPTRGIDVGAKQEIYELMTRLAQAGKAIILISSEMPELIGMSDRILVMREGRIVGELSPPQYSQQTILEMASGLDPLHADD, from the coding sequence ATGACGAGGAACCTCGTCGAGATCCGAGAGGTCTCAAAGAACTACGCGGGCGTTCACGCCCTTCAGGACGTCTCCTTCGAGATCGCCGAGGGGGAGGTCCACGCGCTGTGCGGTGAGAACGGGGCCGGGAAGTCCACGCTCATCAAGATCCTCACCGGCGCGATCCACCCGACGTCGGGTGAGATCGCGTTCGACGGGAGCGAGCTGCACGACCTGACGCCGCGCAAGGCGATGGCGCTCGGCATCGCCGCGGTCTACCAGGAGTTCAGTCTGGTGCCGTTCCTCACGGTCGCGGAGAACATCTTCTACGGCCGCGAGCTGCACCGGGGCGGCGTCCGGGACGTCGCCCGGATGAACCGCGAGGCGCAGCAGCTCTGCGACCAGATGGGCATCCGGATCGACGTGAAGGCCCAGGTGCACAACCTCGGCGTCGCGTACCAGCAGATCGTCGAGATCGTGAAGGCCGTCGCGACGAACGCGAAGTTCATCATCATGGACGAGCCGACCGCGCCGCTCACGGTGAGCGAGACCGAGGTCTTCTTCGGGATCATCGAGCGGCTCCGCGAGCGCAACGTGACGATCCTGTTCGTCTCCCACCGGCTGGACGAGGTCTTCCGGCTGTGCGACCGGGTCACCGTCCTGGTGGACGGGAAGCTCTCGACGACCAGCCGCACCGCGGACATCGGCGAGCGCGAGCTCATCTCGCTCATGGTCGGCCGCGAGCTCAACAGCGACTACCCGCACGCCGACCGCTCCCCCGGCGACGTCGTGTTCGAGGCCAGCGGCGTCACGAGCAAGGACGTCACGGACATCTCCTTCCACGTCCGCGAGGGCGAGATCGTCGGCCTCGGCGGCCTCATCGGCGCCGGTCGGACCGAGGTCGCGCGCCTCGTCTTCGGGGCCGACCCGATGACGGGCGGCACCATGCGGGTGCGGGGGCGGAACTACCGGCCGAGGTCGACCCGCACCGCGCTCGCGAACAAGATCGGCCTCATCCCGGAGGACCGCAAGGCGCAGGGCGTCGTGCTCAACCGCCCGGTGCGCGACAACGTGACCTACGCCTGCCTCAAGCAGCTCGCCGTCGCCGGCGTCGTGAGGACGGGCAGGGAGCGCGACGTCGTCGACTCCTACGCCTCGAGCCTTCGGATCAAGATGCCCGGGAGCTGGCAGCTCGTGGCCAACCTCTCGGGCGGGAACCAGCAGAAGGTCGTCCTCGCGAAGATGCTCGCGACGGACTGCGAGATCCTCATCCTCGACGAGCCGACCCGCGGGATCGACGTCGGGGCGAAGCAGGAGATCTACGAGCTGATGACGCGGCTGGCCCAGGCGGGCAAGGCCATCATCCTCATCAGCAGCGAGATGCCGGAGCTCATCGGGATGTCCGACCGGATCCTCGTGATGCGCGAGGGCCGCATCGTCGGCGAGCTGAGTCCGCCGCAGTACTCGCAACAGACAATCCTGGAGATGGCCTCGGGTCTCGATCCGCTCCACGCGGACGACTGA
- a CDS encoding ABC transporter permease, whose amino-acid sequence MRHKSLAMFALNYGILLMLIALLIFFSVMSPNFMTVGTMVTILKQIMIIGIVSIGSAFVILTGGIDLSVGSVAAVSAVTAAILMLNGMPVLLACLVTVLIAGVYGAINGLLITKIAVPPLIATLATMTSLRGLAFIITGGLPVFGFSTTFGQFASGTFLGLPYPVILLLALYGFAIWFLGRTTMGRYIYGVGSNQEASRLSGINVGWVKIFTYMVSGLLAGVAGLVLLSRTNSGQPGAASGYEMEAITSVVLGGIALTGGEGKISLVLVGAVIMGVLKTGMVMLNVNDYVQMVVQGGVLILAVALSVMTQRIRKRLADLPA is encoded by the coding sequence ATGCGCCACAAGAGCCTGGCGATGTTCGCCCTCAACTACGGCATCCTCCTGATGCTGATCGCCCTGCTGATCTTCTTCTCGGTGATGTCGCCGAACTTCATGACCGTCGGGACGATGGTCACGATCCTGAAGCAGATCATGATCATCGGAATCGTCTCCATCGGCAGCGCCTTCGTCATCCTGACCGGGGGGATCGACCTCTCCGTCGGATCCGTCGCGGCCGTCTCCGCGGTCACGGCCGCCATCCTCATGCTCAACGGGATGCCCGTCCTCCTCGCGTGCCTCGTTACGGTCCTCATCGCCGGGGTCTACGGCGCGATCAACGGGCTCCTCATCACCAAGATCGCGGTGCCACCGCTCATCGCGACGCTGGCCACCATGACGTCGCTGCGCGGTCTGGCCTTCATCATCACCGGCGGCCTGCCCGTCTTCGGCTTCTCCACCACGTTCGGGCAGTTCGCGTCGGGCACGTTCCTCGGCCTGCCCTACCCGGTCATCCTGCTGCTCGCGCTGTACGGCTTCGCCATCTGGTTCCTCGGCCGCACCACCATGGGCCGGTACATCTACGGCGTCGGCAGCAACCAGGAGGCGTCCCGCCTGTCCGGCATCAACGTCGGCTGGGTCAAGATCTTCACCTACATGGTCTCGGGCCTCCTGGCCGGCGTCGCCGGCCTCGTGCTGCTCTCGCGGACCAACTCCGGCCAGCCGGGTGCCGCCTCCGGGTACGAGATGGAAGCGATCACCTCCGTCGTCCTCGGCGGCATCGCCCTCACCGGCGGCGAGGGCAAGATCAGCCTCGTCCTGGTCGGCGCCGTCATCATGGGCGTCCTCAAGACCGGCATGGTCATGCTCAACGTCAACGACTACGTGCAGATGGTCGTCCAGGGCGGCGTCCTCATCCTCGCCGTCGCGCTCTCCGTCATGACGCAGCGCATCCGCAAGCGCCTCGCCGACCTGCCCGCCTGA
- a CDS encoding ribulokinase: MPYAIGIDYGTQSARAELVDLVDGTIVASAEGGYPHGVMETRLPSGAQLGPGWALQDGRDYWDLLVRLVRRLVAGVDPDAVVGIGLDSTSCSVLPLDAEMEPLSSHPEFEDVPLAHLALWKHHAAQPYADRLTRIAAERGEPFLARYGGRISSEWLIPKIMQVAAEAPDVYRAAHRFSEVADWLCFKLTGTHVKSNVMAGYKSLWEEGTGYPGTDFFAALDPLLENVVAEKLPAPVRTVGGRVGHLSPAVAAELGLTTRTAVAVAQSDACVVPAALGMDQVGQLVMSIGTSTCHLLLGDVQREVPGMCGAVKDGTSPGFVSYELGQAAVGDIFDWFVRTCVPDAVVEQARAAGIGTHELLERQAAALAVGASGLVALDWWNGNRSILVDADLTGVVVGLTLASTPAEIYRALIEATAFGTRTIVETLRESGVPVTELYAAGGIPSKNALLVQVYADVCGMDVLVPALAQSAAYGSALFGAVAAGREAGGFDTVAEATDALGCREFTRYRPREDAVAAYHPLYEIYRELHDLLGAANGPLKRLRAVADAASRPSGTPAYPA; the protein is encoded by the coding sequence ATGCCCTACGCCATCGGTATCGACTACGGCACCCAGTCCGCCCGCGCCGAGCTCGTCGACCTGGTCGACGGCACGATCGTCGCGAGCGCGGAGGGCGGCTACCCCCACGGCGTCATGGAGACCCGGCTGCCGAGCGGCGCCCAGCTCGGCCCCGGCTGGGCGCTGCAGGACGGGCGGGACTACTGGGACCTGCTGGTCCGGCTGGTCCGCCGGCTCGTCGCCGGGGTCGACCCGGACGCCGTCGTCGGCATCGGGCTCGACTCGACGTCGTGCTCCGTCCTGCCGCTCGACGCGGAGATGGAGCCGCTCAGCTCCCACCCCGAGTTCGAGGACGTGCCGCTCGCCCACCTGGCGCTGTGGAAGCACCACGCCGCCCAGCCGTACGCCGACCGGCTGACCCGGATCGCCGCCGAGCGCGGCGAGCCGTTCCTCGCCCGGTACGGGGGCCGCATCAGCAGCGAGTGGCTGATCCCGAAGATCATGCAGGTGGCCGCGGAGGCCCCGGACGTGTACCGCGCGGCGCACCGCTTCTCCGAGGTCGCCGACTGGCTGTGCTTCAAGCTGACCGGCACCCACGTGAAGAGCAACGTCATGGCCGGCTACAAGTCGCTGTGGGAGGAGGGGACCGGGTACCCCGGGACCGACTTCTTCGCCGCGCTGGACCCGCTGCTGGAGAACGTCGTCGCCGAGAAGCTGCCGGCCCCGGTGCGGACCGTCGGGGGGCGCGTCGGCCACCTCTCCCCCGCGGTGGCGGCCGAGCTGGGGCTGACGACGCGCACCGCGGTCGCGGTCGCCCAGTCCGACGCCTGCGTGGTGCCGGCGGCGCTCGGGATGGACCAGGTCGGCCAGCTCGTCATGAGCATCGGGACCTCCACCTGCCACCTCCTGCTCGGCGACGTCCAGCGCGAGGTGCCCGGCATGTGCGGCGCGGTCAAGGACGGGACCTCGCCCGGGTTCGTCTCCTACGAGCTGGGCCAGGCGGCGGTCGGCGACATCTTCGACTGGTTCGTCCGCACCTGCGTGCCCGACGCCGTCGTGGAGCAGGCGCGCGCCGCCGGCATCGGGACGCACGAGCTGCTCGAGCGGCAGGCCGCGGCCCTCGCCGTCGGGGCGAGCGGGCTGGTCGCGCTCGACTGGTGGAACGGGAACCGGTCGATCCTCGTCGACGCCGACCTCACCGGCGTCGTCGTCGGCCTCACCCTCGCGTCGACGCCGGCCGAGATCTACCGGGCGCTCATCGAGGCGACGGCGTTCGGGACCCGCACGATCGTCGAGACGCTCCGCGAGAGCGGGGTCCCGGTGACCGAGCTCTACGCCGCGGGTGGGATCCCGAGCAAGAACGCCCTGCTCGTCCAGGTCTATGCCGACGTGTGCGGCATGGACGTGCTCGTCCCCGCCCTGGCGCAGAGCGCCGCCTACGGATCGGCCCTGTTCGGTGCCGTCGCGGCGGGGCGCGAGGCTGGCGGCTTCGACACGGTCGCCGAGGCCACCGACGCGCTCGGGTGCCGCGAGTTCACCCGCTACCGCCCGCGCGAGGACGCCGTGGCCGCCTACCACCCGCTGTACGAGATCTACCGCGAGCTGCACGACCTGCTCGGCGCGGCGAACGGACCGCTCAAGCGGCTCCGGGCCGTCGCCGACGCCGCGAGCCGCCCGAGCGGCACCCCCGCGTACCCCGCCTGA
- the araD gene encoding L-ribulose-5-phosphate 4-epimerase AraD, giving the protein MNDRFHDLRQTVLEANLELVARNLVISTWGNVSGYDAEAGVIAIKASGVTYDEMTIDHMVVLDLDGTTVAGDYRPSTDTPTHLALYRLYGDHGVRGVVHTHSKFATVWTQAMRDIPALGTTHVDYFDGPIPCTRELTPAEVAAGYEAAQAVAIEEAVSPDRCLRMQAILLAHHAPFAWGTSPEAAVTNAQVLEYVAEMAYLESTLLGRTPDVLPEHMHVKHRDRKFGADAYYGQVTR; this is encoded by the coding sequence ATGAACGACCGATTCCACGACCTGAGGCAGACGGTGCTCGAGGCCAACCTCGAGCTCGTCGCCCGCAACCTCGTGATCTCGACCTGGGGGAACGTCTCGGGCTACGACGCCGAGGCCGGGGTCATCGCGATCAAGGCGAGCGGCGTGACGTACGACGAGATGACGATCGACCACATGGTCGTGCTCGACCTGGACGGCACCACCGTCGCCGGCGACTACCGGCCGTCGACCGACACCCCGACGCACCTGGCCCTCTACCGGCTCTACGGCGACCACGGCGTGCGCGGCGTCGTGCACACCCACTCCAAGTTCGCGACGGTCTGGACCCAGGCCATGCGCGACATCCCGGCGCTCGGCACCACCCACGTCGACTACTTCGACGGACCGATCCCGTGCACGCGCGAGCTGACCCCCGCCGAGGTGGCCGCGGGCTACGAGGCCGCCCAGGCCGTCGCGATCGAGGAGGCCGTGAGCCCCGACCGCTGCCTGCGGATGCAGGCGATCCTCCTCGCGCACCACGCTCCGTTCGCGTGGGGGACCTCGCCCGAGGCCGCCGTCACCAACGCCCAGGTGCTCGAGTACGTGGCCGAGATGGCCTACCTGGAGAGCACGCTGCTCGGTCGCACGCCCGACGTGCTGCCCGAGCACATGCACGTCAAGCACCGCGACCGGAAGTTCGGGGCCGACGCCTACTACGGCCAGGTGACCAGGTGA
- a CDS encoding KpsF/GutQ family sugar-phosphate isomerase, with product MSGELSAAIERTLHLESDAIRELADTCRIEQVQQVIDAIQACTGKVVTSGCGTSGTAARKIAHTLSCVECPALFLEPADAVHGGLGVVQPGDVVILFTKGGQTEEMTSLVAPCQAKGAVVVGVTQNPESDLGRTADILLEVRTGREPDPFNMLATASILGVLAMFDAITIELMQLRGFTKAQFALIHPGGAVGKRLNAGG from the coding sequence GTGAGCGGCGAGCTGTCCGCCGCCATCGAGCGGACGCTCCACCTCGAGAGCGACGCCATCCGCGAGCTCGCCGACACCTGCCGGATCGAGCAGGTCCAGCAGGTCATCGACGCCATCCAGGCCTGCACCGGCAAGGTCGTGACGTCGGGCTGCGGCACGTCCGGCACCGCCGCGCGCAAGATCGCGCACACGCTCTCCTGCGTCGAGTGCCCCGCGCTCTTCCTCGAGCCGGCGGACGCGGTCCACGGTGGCCTCGGCGTCGTGCAGCCCGGCGACGTCGTCATCCTGTTCACCAAGGGGGGCCAGACCGAGGAGATGACGAGCCTCGTCGCCCCGTGCCAGGCCAAGGGGGCCGTCGTCGTCGGCGTCACCCAGAACCCCGAGTCCGACCTCGGCCGGACGGCGGACATCCTCCTGGAGGTGCGCACCGGTCGCGAGCCCGACCCGTTCAACATGCTGGCGACCGCGTCCATCCTCGGCGTCCTCGCGATGTTCGACGCCATCACGATCGAGCTGATGCAGCTGCGCGGGTTCACCAAGGCGCAGTTCGCGCTGATCCACCCCGGGGGCGCCGTCGGCAAGCGCCTCAATGCCGGTGGCTGA